From a single Sneathia sanguinegens genomic region:
- a CDS encoding ABC transporter ATP-binding protein produces the protein MKILKLENVTKRYKTKVENLTILSNINLEISEGDLVSIQGKSGSGKTTLLNLIGLLDTKYEGKIDYINHINEKNLEKIRAKNVGFVFQFHYLLPEFTALENVMLPALALKEKEKVEIEKRAKELLEVVGLKDRLNFYPSELSGGQKQRVAIARALINQPKIILADEPTGNLDDENSQKINNLFIKLNKEEKQTIILVTHSTELANIADKKYVLHNKDLILKTE, from the coding sequence ATGAAGATATTAAAATTAGAAAATGTAACAAAGAGATATAAAACTAAGGTAGAGAATTTAACAATATTGAGCAATATAAATTTAGAGATTTCTGAGGGAGATCTTGTTTCAATACAAGGAAAATCAGGGAGTGGTAAAACAACCTTACTTAATTTGATAGGTTTATTGGATACAAAATATGAAGGTAAGATAGACTATATAAATCATATTAATGAAAAAAATTTAGAAAAGATTAGAGCGAAAAATGTAGGATTTGTTTTTCAATTTCATTATTTATTGCCAGAATTTACAGCACTTGAAAATGTAATGTTACCTGCCTTGGCATTGAAAGAAAAAGAAAAAGTTGAAATAGAAAAAAGAGCGAAAGAACTATTAGAAGTAGTAGGTTTAAAAGATAGACTTAATTTTTATCCGTCAGAATTATCTGGTGGACAAAAGCAAAGGGTAGCTATTGCAAGAGCATTAATTAATCAACCAAAAATAATATTAGCAGATGAACCAACGGGTAATTTGGATGATGAAAATAGTCAAAAAATAAATAACTTATTTATAAAACTAAATAAGGAAGAAAAACAAACTATAATATTGGTTACACATAGTACAGAATTAGCCAATATTGCAGATAAAAAGTACGTATTGCATAATAAAGACTTAATTTTAAAAACAGAGTAG
- the udk gene encoding uridine kinase, producing MDRIIIGIAGGTGSGKTSVANLIVEDLEKFGSSVALLEQDSYYKDHLELTYEQRRKLNYDHPDAIDFELLIKHIKALKNGEDIDKPKYDFTKHKRMEEKEHITSKPIIIVEGILILTLAKIRDLFDVKIFVDTDDDIRLLRRIERDMNERGRSFDNIKEQYIKTVKPMHLEFVEPAKRYADIIIPRGKSNKVGIKMVTSRLKYLIKK from the coding sequence GTGGATAGAATAATAATAGGAATAGCAGGAGGTACAGGTTCAGGTAAGACAAGTGTTGCTAATTTAATAGTTGAAGATTTAGAAAAATTTGGTTCAAGTGTTGCTTTACTTGAACAAGACTCGTATTACAAAGATCATTTAGAATTAACTTATGAACAAAGAAGAAAATTAAATTATGACCATCCAGATGCAATAGATTTTGAACTTTTAATAAAACATATAAAAGCTCTTAAAAATGGTGAAGATATCGATAAGCCAAAATATGATTTTACAAAACATAAGAGAATGGAAGAAAAAGAACATATAACATCAAAACCAATAATAATAGTTGAAGGTATTCTAATATTGACTTTGGCAAAAATAAGAGATTTATTTGATGTTAAGATTTTTGTTGATACAGATGATGATATTAGATTATTAAGAAGAATTGAAAGAGATATGAATGAGCGTGGAAGAAGCTTTGATAATATCAAAGAACAATATATTAAAACTGTTAAACCTATGCATTTAGAATTTGTAGAACCAGCTAAAAGATATGCAGATATAATAATACCTAGAGGTAAATCAAATAAAGTTGGTATAAAAATGGTTACAAGTAGACTTAAATATTTAATAAAAAAATGA
- the miaA gene encoding tRNA (adenosine(37)-N6)-dimethylallyltransferase MiaA — translation MNMYNAIVIAGPTAVGKTELSIKLAKFLNAQIISSDASQVYKGLDIGTAKIREVEKQGVIHHLIDIVEPNEEYNAGLFYKQANEILNKNKDKIFLIVGGTGLYIDALVEGLAQLPEIDRKKRKELEEKSLEELQEMLTIEEKNSIDIKNKIRVIRKIELRGLNLNKVKANDRKFLKIFLERDRKNLYNRINYRVDCMIKEGLLDEAKKIYNRYGNINIKSIGYKELFEYFEEKISLEEAIEKIKIASRRYAKRQFTWFRDKGYIRYNMDNKKIDDIIEDIRRNYGN, via the coding sequence TTGAATATGTATAATGCAATAGTTATAGCAGGACCAACTGCTGTTGGTAAAACAGAATTATCAATTAAATTAGCAAAGTTTTTAAATGCACAAATAATATCTTCAGATGCATCACAAGTGTATAAAGGACTTGATATAGGAACAGCTAAAATAAGGGAAGTAGAAAAACAAGGAGTTATACATCATTTAATTGATATTGTTGAACCAAATGAAGAATATAATGCAGGGCTATTCTATAAACAAGCAAATGAAATTTTAAATAAAAATAAAGATAAGATTTTTTTGATAGTTGGAGGAACAGGTCTATATATAGATGCATTGGTAGAAGGCTTAGCACAGCTTCCTGAAATAGATAGAAAAAAAAGAAAAGAATTAGAAGAAAAAAGTCTTGAAGAATTACAAGAAATGCTAACGATAGAAGAAAAAAATAGCATTGATATAAAAAATAAAATTAGAGTTATAAGGAAAATAGAATTAAGAGGCTTAAATTTAAATAAGGTTAAAGCTAATGATAGAAAGTTTCTTAAAATTTTTTTGGAAAGAGATAGAAAAAATTTATACAATAGAATAAATTATAGAGTTGATTGTATGATTAAAGAGGGTCTTTTAGATGAAGCCAAAAAGATATATAATAGATATGGGAATATAAATATAAAAAGTATAGGATACAAGGAATTATTTGAATACTTCGAGGAAAAAATTAGCTTAGAAGAAGCAATAGAAAAAATAAAAATAGCAAGTAGAAGATATGCAAAAAGACAATTTACTTGGTTTAGAGACAAAGGCTATATTAGATATAATATGGATAATAAAAAGATAGATGATATAATAGAAGATATTAGGAGGAACTATGGAAATTAA
- a CDS encoding SDR family NAD(P)-dependent oxidoreductase produces MKKLCIITGATSGIGLELAKLFSCENIQLLLISSNLDNLKRTKMLLENKLATIDILEMDLANNFNIEKIKEKIQGKQLYCLINNAGFGDLNSFILSDIEKAENMIKLNNIALTKLCHFFLNETKESTDPIYLLNVASIAGFMPGPLMAVYYATKAYTLSFTRALRYEMRKKKNIRICCLCPGPTKTNFTKDFIKKPKIFSNIFSMQAKDVAITAYYGLLKNKELIIPGVLNYIAIKIIPFIPNKLISAITNKIMKIK; encoded by the coding sequence ATGAAAAAATTATGTATTATAACCGGTGCAACAAGTGGAATCGGTTTAGAACTTGCTAAATTATTTTCCTGTGAAAATATACAATTACTTTTAATTTCAAGTAATTTAGATAATTTAAAAAGAACAAAAATGCTACTTGAAAACAAATTAGCTACTATTGATATTTTAGAAATGGACTTAGCTAATAACTTTAATATTGAAAAAATAAAAGAAAAGATACAAGGCAAACAACTATATTGTTTAATTAATAATGCTGGCTTTGGCGATTTAAATTCATTCATACTTTCCGACATAGAAAAAGCAGAAAATATGATTAAACTTAACAATATCGCTCTTACAAAACTATGTCATTTTTTTCTTAATGAAACTAAAGAAAGTACTGACCCTATATACTTATTGAATGTAGCTTCTATAGCCGGCTTTATGCCAGGCCCTTTAATGGCTGTTTATTATGCAACAAAGGCTTATACTTTATCTTTCACAAGGGCATTAAGATATGAAATGAGAAAAAAGAAGAATATACGAATTTGTTGTCTTTGTCCGGGTCCAACAAAGACTAATTTTACAAAAGATTTTATTAAAAAGCCTAAAATATTTTCAAATATTTTTTCTATGCAGGCAAAAGATGTAGCTATTACAGCATATTATGGTTTATTGAAAAATAAAGAACTGATAATACCTGGTGTTCTTAATTATATTGCAATTAAAATTATTCCTTTTATTCCTAATAAATTAATTTCAGCTATTACAAATAAGATTATGAAAATAAAATAG
- a CDS encoding ABC transporter permease, whose protein sequence is MVELFIAYRHIKERKFQTIISIIAVALALIVFVVSLTISNGLKENMLNSLLSLSPHISVTYTPKKEGDYKKIIEEIKEKGAETTVSNVYIQGFVKYNENNYTPIIRATQIDKLNLHIVKKISNSGQDYAYIGQEMANGMKLNLGDEINVISLNGREIRVKIIGFFRTGYLEYDSNLVLLPLETGQILEETGDNINSLDVRVKNPGDIKKLNKLKENINSINGDIKAITWADENQNLLAAVHFEEFILILILSMLVLISSFIVSIILNILIREKTSDIGILKACGYTKKQILHIFVTEGLILGLSGIVISIILSPICLKIIQYISSNYLVKTYYITKLPIKMDFLELTLVYFIAFIIILLASYIPAKKAAKLDVTEAIKFNL, encoded by the coding sequence ATGGTTGAACTATTTATAGCATATAGACATATAAAAGAAAGAAAATTTCAGACAATAATTTCAATTATTGCAGTAGCATTAGCATTAATAGTTTTCGTTGTTTCATTGACCATATCAAATGGTTTAAAAGAAAATATGCTAAATTCTTTATTGTCTTTAAGTCCACATATAAGTGTTACATATACACCTAAAAAAGAAGGAGACTATAAAAAGATAATTGAAGAAATAAAAGAAAAAGGAGCAGAAACAACCGTATCTAATGTATATATTCAAGGTTTTGTTAAATATAATGAGAATAATTATACTCCTATTATTAGGGCAACACAAATAGATAAATTAAATTTGCATATTGTAAAAAAAATATCAAATAGTGGTCAGGATTATGCATACATAGGTCAAGAAATGGCAAATGGTATGAAACTTAATTTGGGCGATGAAATAAATGTAATTTCATTAAATGGTCGTGAAATTAGAGTTAAGATAATAGGTTTTTTTAGAACGGGATATTTAGAATATGATAGCAATTTAGTTTTATTACCATTAGAAACAGGGCAAATATTAGAAGAAACTGGAGATAATATTAATAGCTTAGATGTTAGGGTTAAAAATCCAGGAGATATTAAAAAACTTAATAAATTAAAAGAAAATATAAATTCAATTAATGGGGATATAAAAGCAATAACTTGGGCTGATGAAAATCAAAATTTATTAGCTGCAGTTCATTTTGAAGAATTTATACTTATTTTAATATTAAGTATGCTAGTATTAATATCAAGTTTCATAGTATCAATAATTTTAAATATATTGATAAGGGAAAAAACAAGTGATATAGGAATATTAAAAGCCTGTGGATATACTAAGAAACAAATTTTACATATTTTTGTTACTGAAGGTCTCATACTAGGTTTAAGTGGTATAGTAATTTCAATAATTTTATCACCTATTTGTTTAAAGATTATTCAATATATTTCTTCAAATTATTTAGTAAAGACCTATTATATTACAAAATTACCTATTAAAATGGACTTTTTAGAATTAACTTTAGTTTATTTTATAGCATTTATAATAATATTATTAGCATCATATATACCAGCTAAAAAAGCTGCTAAATTAGATGTTACGGAGGCGATAAAATTTAACTTATGA
- a CDS encoding Dps family protein, with protein MEKTLNLFLADLATLAKKVQNFHWNIKGKSFFSIHEQLDKMYSDLNEVVDEVAERILALNGRPLSTMKSYLENSKINEGENKDITIDEALKKLIEDYQYIVDEAKQVKIKADESDDFGTSAMMDEYIIRYEKLLWMLRSIEY; from the coding sequence ATGGAAAAGACATTAAATTTATTTCTTGCAGATCTTGCAACTTTGGCTAAAAAAGTTCAAAATTTTCATTGGAATATAAAAGGAAAAAGCTTTTTTTCAATTCATGAACAATTAGATAAAATGTATAGTGATTTAAATGAAGTAGTAGATGAAGTAGCAGAAAGAATTTTAGCATTAAATGGTAGACCTTTATCTACAATGAAGAGTTATCTTGAAAATTCAAAAATAAATGAAGGTGAAAATAAGGATATAACTATTGATGAAGCTTTGAAAAAGTTAATAGAAGATTATCAATATATCGTAGATGAAGCTAAACAAGTTAAAATAAAAGCAGATGAAAGTGATGACTTTGGAACTTCAGCTATGATGGATGAATACATAATAAGATATGAAAAATTATTATGGATGTTAAGAAGTATAGAATATTAA
- a CDS encoding FtsB family cell division protein — protein MNSKLWKMYLYIFVCFFAIFLLFPFFKKQYLIRVENQKTKVLKQQIEEQKKKKLNLEKAIKENEDTGNIEKIARDNLNMSEENERIYKFVDKKEDKNGEN, from the coding sequence ATGAATAGTAAATTATGGAAAATGTATCTTTATATATTCGTGTGTTTTTTTGCTATATTTTTATTATTTCCTTTTTTTAAGAAACAATATTTAATAAGAGTTGAAAATCAAAAGACAAAAGTTTTAAAACAGCAAATAGAGGAACAGAAGAAGAAAAAATTAAATTTGGAAAAAGCCATAAAAGAAAATGAAGATACTGGAAATATAGAAAAAATAGCAAGAGATAATTTGAATATGTCAGAAGAAAATGAAAGAATTTATAAATTTGTAGATAAGAAAGAGGATAAAAATGGAGAAAATTGA
- the hpf gene encoding ribosome hibernation-promoting factor, HPF/YfiA family has protein sequence MNIIVSGQHLKLTDALREYAIMKCRKVEKYFDGINEIKLNLAVDDTKSEGPIHSACATMYLAGKTIRIEAEDKSLYSAIDEMLDKMIRQVKKYKDMKADKK, from the coding sequence ATGAATATAATAGTAAGTGGACAACATCTTAAATTAACAGATGCTTTAAGAGAATATGCAATTATGAAATGCAGAAAAGTTGAAAAATACTTTGATGGTATTAATGAAATTAAACTTAATTTGGCTGTAGATGATACAAAATCTGAAGGGCCAATTCACAGTGCGTGTGCAACAATGTATTTAGCAGGTAAAACAATAAGAATTGAAGCTGAAGACAAGAGTCTTTATTCAGCAATTGATGAAATGCTAGATAAAATGATAAGACAAGTAAAAAAATATAAAGATATGAAAGCGGACAAAAAATAA
- a CDS encoding cell division protein SepF, with protein MKKMALEEKKMGMLDFLKNNNEEEQTNTTEINNEDILYNGVSILKPKSYSEDSKKIAEMIKDNNLVAFSLENMSREDGQRLIDYLSGATFVLGGTVIEITDKVFASVPKGVTVRNS; from the coding sequence ATGAAAAAAATGGCGTTGGAGGAAAAGAAAATGGGTATGTTGGATTTTTTAAAAAATAATAATGAAGAAGAACAAACTAATACAACTGAAATCAATAATGAAGATATTTTATATAATGGAGTTAGTATTTTAAAACCAAAATCATATAGTGAAGATTCAAAAAAAATAGCTGAAATGATAAAGGACAATAATTTAGTTGCGTTTAGTTTAGAAAATATGTCAAGAGAAGACGGACAAAGATTAATAGACTACTTAAGTGGAGCAACATTTGTTTTAGGTGGAACAGTTATTGAAATAACAGACAAAGTATTTGCATCAGTACCAAAAGGTGTAACTGTAAGAAATAGCTAA
- a CDS encoding PTS sugar transporter subunit IIA, with protein sequence MEIKNYLSDERVIFGIKATSKEDIIKELASYFLNDNTVIEKQDFDTLLEALYERENLSSTGMQDGIAIPHAKSTVVKKVAMLVAIDKQGKDFASLDDEKSKVFFLVVAPEATKREHLDILTTISKLSFEEEKLNNIINTNDAKEVIKILESL encoded by the coding sequence ATGGAAATTAAAAATTATTTATCAGATGAAAGAGTAATATTTGGTATAAAGGCAACAAGCAAGGAAGACATTATAAAAGAATTAGCAAGTTATTTTTTAAATGATAATACTGTTATAGAAAAACAAGATTTTGATACTTTATTAGAAGCTCTATATGAAAGAGAAAATTTATCATCAACAGGCATGCAAGATGGAATTGCAATACCACATGCTAAATCAACAGTAGTAAAAAAAGTTGCTATGTTAGTAGCAATTGATAAGCAAGGAAAAGATTTTGCATCTTTAGATGATGAAAAATCTAAGGTATTCTTTCTTGTAGTAGCACCTGAAGCAACAAAAAGAGAACATTTGGATATATTAACAACTATATCAAAATTATCATTTGAAGAAGAAAAATTAAATAATATTATAAACACTAATGATGCGAAAGAAGTTATTAAAATATTGGAAAGTTTATAA
- the obgE gene encoding GTPase ObgE, translating into MFIDESVITVKSGDGGDGAATFRREKFVQFGGPDGGDGGKGGSIIFFADPNMNTLLNFKTIKRIEAKNGGKGSGAKCSGKNGEDVIIHVPVGTMIRDYETNKLLLDMKKKNESVVFLKGGDGGRGNVHFKNSIRKAPRISESGKSGIELKIKLELKLLADVALVGYPSVGKSSLINKVSNANSKVAGYHFTTLKPKLGIVKVDEDSSFVIADIPGLIEGAHKGIGLGDKFLKHIERCKLIIHIVDISELEGRKAIDDYKKINEELKNYSEKLAAKKQIVVLNKIDVLYDKTKIQDFEKAIGHKVEKISVLTNEGVAELMRKAYDLLKDIEDEEIEEVTALEEIIPNKEDWIIKKIEENAYELSGQVVDNVLNKYVFLGDDGIIQFLQIMRHIGMEEKLEEAGVKRGDTIIIEGYEFEYV; encoded by the coding sequence ATGTTTATAGATGAAAGTGTAATAACAGTTAAATCTGGTGATGGAGGAGATGGAGCAGCGACTTTTAGAAGAGAAAAATTCGTGCAATTCGGAGGACCAGATGGTGGAGATGGTGGAAAAGGTGGTTCAATTATTTTTTTCGCAGATCCAAATATGAATACTTTATTAAATTTCAAAACAATAAAAAGAATAGAAGCAAAAAATGGTGGTAAAGGAAGTGGAGCTAAATGCTCTGGTAAAAATGGTGAAGATGTAATAATACATGTCCCAGTTGGAACTATGATAAGAGATTATGAAACAAATAAGCTTCTTTTAGATATGAAGAAAAAGAATGAAAGTGTTGTATTTCTTAAAGGTGGAGATGGAGGAAGAGGTAATGTCCACTTTAAAAATTCAATAAGAAAAGCACCTAGAATTTCTGAAAGTGGAAAGTCTGGTATAGAATTAAAAATAAAACTAGAATTGAAATTATTAGCAGATGTAGCTTTAGTTGGTTATCCAAGTGTAGGAAAATCTTCCCTTATTAATAAAGTATCAAATGCTAATTCAAAAGTAGCAGGTTATCATTTTACAACTTTAAAACCTAAATTGGGAATAGTAAAAGTTGACGAAGATAGTTCTTTTGTTATTGCTGATATACCAGGTCTTATTGAAGGAGCACATAAGGGTATAGGTTTAGGTGATAAATTCTTAAAACATATAGAAAGATGTAAATTAATAATACATATAGTTGATATTTCAGAATTAGAAGGAAGAAAAGCTATAGATGATTATAAAAAAATAAATGAAGAATTAAAAAATTATAGTGAAAAATTAGCTGCAAAAAAACAGATAGTAGTTTTAAATAAAATAGATGTACTATATGACAAAACGAAGATACAAGACTTTGAGAAAGCTATAGGACATAAGGTAGAGAAAATTTCTGTGCTAACTAATGAAGGTGTAGCAGAATTAATGAGAAAAGCTTATGACTTATTAAAAGATATAGAAGATGAGGAAATAGAAGAAGTAACGGCTTTAGAAGAAATAATTCCAAATAAAGAAGATTGGATAATAAAGAAAATTGAAGAAAATGCCTATGAATTATCTGGGCAAGTTGTAGATAATGTATTAAATAAATATGTTTTCTTAGGTGATGATGGTATTATACAATTTTTACAAATTATGCGACATATAGGTATGGAAGAAAAGCTTGAAGAGGCTGGTGTAAAAAGAGGAGATACCATAATCATAGAAGGATATGAATTTGAATATGTATAA